The following nucleotide sequence is from Mytilus trossulus isolate FHL-02 chromosome 9, PNRI_Mtr1.1.1.hap1, whole genome shotgun sequence.
acagagacaacaacccaaccaaagagcaaaacAAGCCCAAGACAACTTGTATTCGTATCAAGcgaattgttataaaaatatttatttcaggttTATAGTATAAGGCCATACTCAAGTTGTAAATAGATCTTGTCGTCAACTTTTGCAACCAGCTTCTATGTTTCTATAATGCAACGTTCAACTTTTTTTGGCCTCGACCTTTCCATTGGACAGACAATTTTGTTTTCgactatttttaaaagatgcttttatttacaaaatcatacaGGACGCATTTTTCCTCCTAGCTGTCCCAAGTGTTGGACTTAAGAGCCAAGGCAAATTGACAAATATCTGAATGAACGGATCGATTTATGGTttataacaatgttttttttgtcatctggAACTCTTCACAACCAAAGCTCACATGGTTAGCATTGAATAAATAGAAGGTCACTCTTAAATGATTTTGTTCTCTTAATCAATaagatattttgtgaaataacGCGGGTCCCCATTACTTAAAagtttgggtttttttacaatgaataaacattttttttatcattatttattgatatcagCTATGAACATTATCATTCTTAAAAGTGAAACTGTAGTAAgtgatggtaaaaaaaatatttaaaacaaattccttaaatgatttgtgaaaagaaagtttcattttatgtatCAAAATGTGTTAACAAGTGATTATTTAAATCCCCACTTGAAGGCCTCTGATAGTGTAACCGGGGAATTGGCTACTGATTTGAAGTTGAGAACGAGCTGCAACCCACGACCGGTTGCAGATGTTGGCGATGCCAACATAGACGATGACTAGGATCTAGTCACTTGACTGAGAATACTCGCTTTAACTCCACTTGTAGAATTAGACACAAGTCCTATGCAGTAGTTAACAGTTTAATGATTCAGGATggaatacatgtagttttacaaaatgttacaaattgaTGTTCTTttacacattgacatattgagCGGATGTTGCCAGTTCGAATGCCCGACTCTCACTGAAGTTTAGAACTtcagaaaacatatttaaatcaaGAATTTACATGGTGACAATTAAATAATAGAAACGAGattacaaaatgacaatgaaataaTACGATAAGAattaacaaaagattataataTTTTCCCGCGTTTCGATCAGTATAGCGGGAAAATGTTGTATTCTCGATATGGGAATCGTCAATTTTCGGTAGGCCGAAGAAATTTAGCCAATCAGAGGACTGAGTTGTGGTCATATATAAGGTGTTTTCTGTGGTAGCTTCACTTCTAGCCGTCGTATTGACCGTGTAAACtacattttttctaaatgatgatatttatctgtttgtacattataacaaaaatcttgaTTTTCGAAAACTGTTTTTTAAAATGACGGGGTCCGACGTTCATTATCCTGAGATAGACTCGAGCATTGATTCGGGCACAGGTTTCCGTAATACGGTTTTTCCTGGTCGGCCTTGGCTATCAATGAGGGGTAATTTTATTAAACGTACAGTATACAATATTTTGCTGTGGTTGTACATACTGAAATGATTGGTAAATGAAAATGCAATTTGATTACTGATTTATATGTCACGATTATagatttattatacaattatatctGGCGTCCATCACGTACGACGGGCTGTCGGCATATCACGTACGACGGGCTGTCGGCAAATTTGAATTTGTGTTtgagttttatttcttttactgCCATGTGTACGAAGAAGGTATTGTTGGTGTGCTGTCAATGGCAGAAAAGGGTGTCATTTGTGTGTCTGTCGTCTGTAGTATAGAGAATACTAACAAAAATCTGTCGATTGAGCTTTTAGGCTAAATAGCGGCGTAATTGAAATGACTAGAGGATTAATTATTCTTTACGTAAGAAAACTTAAGAACTCTGTAAAGCTGTGACTTTAtctattatttacaaaaagaattaTCTTGAAACAAATTTCTGACTTTGTGAAAATATACTTGACACTTAATTATTACTTATAATACAAAAAGCTTTACAAAGAAAAATCGTTACATCATAATGAAATTACTTTGACGGacaaatattgcaaataaaatgaTTTCGATAAAACAATGAATAGTTTAacaatgaaatgacattttatgacCGTACAGTTTGTCAACGAAAGTTCAAAAGTATCATATTTCTGAAGAATACCCTTTTCACACAGTGTCAAATGAAGATGCATAATTTACACAAATTATCCCTATCACAATAGACTGAGTGAGCATAAAATCATCGCCAACGTCAAACAAGTTATAGTAGTGGGAGATATTAGCAAGCAAAATCGAGagaattgtgcaaatgatgatacaagaatgaaaattaccacaaagcaccattattatatactttttaagaattaactgctggccattaaaaaaaatgattttttcaagatggccacggccattttctaaaatggctgttttttttagtttgaaaaatactgaattttctGGAAAACTTTCTTTGAACTtcttttcagtaaaaaaacaGTTACCAGGTTTGGTGGATACATTCCTTACATcacatttttattgaaaatgaatagTTAACATATCCAGTATTTGTGCATGctctaaaatataacaattttttttcaaaaacatttgaactatttaccatatatttagtgttttttgaTTTCTAATAATATTATGAATTGgttaaataacattttcaaggttataatatacatgtgtataatACTTTTGCGCATGTGCAAACTATTTATAGACATCAAGAGCGATTTGTATGCACTACCGGGCAATTCTCAGGTATTCGATAGTTAAGGCGAAAATGTGGTTATTCCCGGAAAAACATCATTTGCAACTGCAGATCAGCCACTTTTCGAAAGTCAATGGGAATGGCCTGATTTGTACGGAAAAGATAAGTGTAACGTCATGTTTGGTGAATTGCACATTGAAACGACTTGTTATAAAACTTTGGGTGATATATTTCGTGATAGGGGATGGTCATGTTGTCTTACTGAAGCCAATATTGCAACACAAAGAACGGtagatttatattcaaatgtatCTAGAACAAGCTCATCAGACAACCGCATGTAGTTTGCTTGAATTGTTAATTTCAGATTATGCAAGCTAACctcaaataatataattatgtcATCACTCTATGGCGTGATTTAAAAGACTGGTGTAAGGAAACAAAGTCATCTCGAGCACAGTCTAATTCCTGgcgttcaattataaaataaagtaaaaacacaaaaatactgaactccgaggaaaatcaaaaaaggaaaatcaaaaatcaaaaggtaaaatcaaaagtccaaacacatcaaacgaatggataacaactgtcatattcctgacttagtacaggcattttcttatgtagaacctggttttatagctagctaaacctctcacttgtatgacagtcgcatcaaattccattacattgtcaacgatgtatgaacaaaataaacatactcaaagagtaaaaatgtcaaaaacaggggtacagcagtcaatattgtgttatcatcttaatatcactataaaaacaacaaatgttacGAAGAAGCACaacatacatcaaatttaacatactcattttgcttttcttatacgactTAATTTATCTATTCAGTCTACACGTaaaggatagaaggttttcattacggatgtaaaattgcgcgtttggaaatcgcacaggtagacataaaaataattaagaactTCTTTTGATTGTGGAATTATGCTCATTTCATGAGTGAGATTTCGTACTTTTCAAATAGTCCATATAAAGCATGATAGCATATTGTTTTAGGTCTTGATCGTGTGAATTATGCTTGATCGTTGCCGACCCGTCACCGAGATACGACTTACCTTCCCGAATGATAATTTCACTGTACGTAAGACCAGCAAATTTATTTCTAATTATACAATTGAGCAGGCACAAAACAGAATAATACCATTGTGAAGGGCGATTTTAGGATTAACCAAAGATCACTATCAGATAAATGGATGGTAGCTGGATCAGGAGTCAGTATACTAGAATATGAATTTGAAAGATCTAGTGGTTTGGGTCATTCTACAACAGACGAACGACATAATGACGACTCTACGAAAACACAAAAAGATTTCCTTTAACAGCTTTAAAGGATTTGTAAAGTGATGAACGAGTCTGGAAATTTATTTCTGGAAGAGTCTTCAGACTTGTAAACAAACATACTTCATTTAGGAAATTGTTGATTCGGAAACAGGTAAGATATGTAAATAAACTTCAAGATATTGGTCCAAACCATACGAAGATCTTTTGAAGTAAATGTTCAACCtctttgtcaaaaacaaagCTAGAAAACCTTTAAAGTGATTGGGATATCTTTTctaaacttttcatttcttgtCACAGTAGACAATTTCACTTCGAATATttctttatctataaaaaacTTAACTGATCCTCCGTCTTTATCTCAGTATGTCACTTGAAATAGTGGTATTAAATCGTTGCAAATGGGTTTACTTGAAACATTCTGCGATTTGCTGATCCAAATTCGGACGCATTTATCATTGGTGGGGTAGAAATGCTTAATTCCAGGTCACAAAGTTGGGCAAAAATATTCAGTGATTATACTAATGATGTCATACTGCCTTATATAAAATCTTGCATCGATACATATTCAAAAGTTGacattgtatttaatatttactAAAGGTTCTTGTGGCAGATGGAAAGGTGTTGGTTCTGAAGAACAACAAGGGTTTGTAGCAGTTTTATCTGAGATGACAACGAAACGAAATTGTTCAAGTTTCTTGCTGACAAAATTGCTTCTTGAGAGACTAATACAAATGTGTATGTTACTCATGGTGAAAATATTCGACTTTTGATGGCTTTCTGTACGTGACATATTAAATGCGTTTGACCCTTGTATAGCTGCTCTTACTTTCGTCCATGCATTCAGTGGATGTGGCACTTTGTCGTGCGAAAGACAAGAGGTCAGCTAGGCTCACAATGGATGTTTTTCCAGATGTAAATGACGTTTTTGTTTGTCTTATGTTTGAAGCGATGCGAATTGTTTACCAGGAGGCAGCGGCATTGTGATGCAATTCCGCCTACAAGAGGTTCTTTTCCAGAGCACATCAAAAGAGAAGTATATCAAGGAGGAGTTGTTTGAGCTCAGCCTGATGTATGTATTCGACAagtacatgtaccaagtcataACATTGGGATTGGATGAAAGAAAGAATCAATGACATTTGGAAACCAAAATGGACTTCTTTGTCTGCCGTTGTACCTTGTGTCAGGAAATTTTGAAATGCGAGGTTGATAAACCAGCTGTGTTGGTAAATGTAGATGCTACTGTTCTGGCCTTCCTTGTTTGGGTTTTTGTATATGCAACTATCAGATAATTATAAGATAAGCAATCTGTCTTTCTAACCAAACTAGGCATTTCAACTTAACAAAAAGTGTTATCACTTGTTAAATTGatggaaataacaaaaatattttcaacgtATTTGGCGTCATTTATTAACCGGAAGtcactatttttttcatatatgtgTTGTTTTGGCGTACTTAGGAACTACTTTTAACGTTTTATCATAATTTGCATTGGATAATACCTATAACACATCTTTCAAGGATTAACATCCTTTGTGAATTCGgttgaaagtataaaaaatgatttttttttaactttttttgctggcattttgaaaccggaagtaCCTTTAGTTTCATTAATGTGTTGTCTAGTCGTAATTAAGaactgtcatttatttttatatcaaatctaaCATTGGCTTTTACATATAAGACACCTTTCAAAGGATTAACGAATTATTGCCTATTTGTAATGAAGCCATTTCCGAAATGTatggtggccattttgaaaaaataaattttttttctggccagcagcggattttttttaagtaccaTTTTGTCAACtgttataccaaatttcatgcttgtatcacgatttgcacaattatgtccataatatctcccactaTAGGTGAATCTTTCAGTATAATTACTAACAAACGTTTTACCGTCGACCACACTGTTATGAATTTAATTCTATTGTCTAATGTCaagaattatatataaaaaaaataagatgtggtatgattgtcaataagacaactatctacaaaagaccaaaatgacacaaacattaacaactataggtcatcgtatggccttcaacaataagcaaagccaataccgtatagccagctataaaaggccccgatacgacaatttaaaaataaataaacgagaaaactgacggtcttatagtttatgtaaaaagatgaacgaaaaacaaatatgaacagGAACTCTATTTATATGTCTTTTACAATCCAATTAATATATTCAATTGAAGAAATAAAGTAAACTATTCTTCATATTTAAGATAGTACACAATCTTTGAATTCAAGCttttaaaaactaataaattGTTAACTGCACATCTTAACAGTTTATCTGCAATACATGTGACTAATGGTCATGCCGGGGCAAAAAGAGTGTATTTCAATTTCCTTACATAAGGTTGGCTTTTTGTTCATCAATCCCAGGAAAAGGAAGTCAACTCTGGAGTATCAGTATGAATGTAATGGTATACACTATGTTTTTGTCAGtatatgtaaataaaggcaacagtattataccgttcaaaactcataaatccatggacaaaaaactaaatcggggtaacaaactaaaaccgagggaaacgcattaaatataaaaggagaacaacgacacaacaccgaaacgcaacacacacacaaatgGACCAATtgcaagcatcagacaaaatcccacgagaataacaaatataacaccaaaaccaaatacatgaatttgggatagacaagtaccgtgccacgtcttatcttaacatCTCAAAAGTAAGAGttaacaaacgacacaacgataaaatgcaacacacataaaactgcaatttgtatattaaagatatgaaaacaggTGAACATATTTTCTTTAGAATTATTCGATAAGGCTTctaaattttatgtaaaatgatTGTGGCCGGGGATACAATAAACAAGCTCCATCCGAAAATACTATACCACATGACTTCAATCAGGGACAGGGGAAATTAACTGTTGTCCGATGAACTTGTCGTGTAAATAAAACGCAAAATAGTAATCCCCCTTTCATTGTACCGGTTGATAGGTTGATTTTACTTCTTAAGtttgatttggtcagttctacgtCTAGAattgatttggtcagttctacgtCTAGAattgatttggtcagttctacgtCTAGAATtaatttggtcagttctacgtCTAGAAtcgatttggtcagttctacgtCTAGAAtcgatttggtcagttctacgtCTAGAATcaatttggtcagttctacgtCTAGAATCGATTTGCTCAGTTCTACGTCTATAATtaatttagtcagttctacgtCTAGAattgatttggtcagttctacgtATAattgatttggtcagttctacgtCTAGAAATAATTTGGTCAGTTATACGTCTAGAATTGATTTGGTCGGTTCTACGTCTAGAAtcgatttggtcagttctacgcCTAGAATCGATTATGTCAGTTCTACGTCTAGAATccatttggtcagttctacgtCTAGAAtcgatttggtcagttctacgtCTAGAATtaatttagtcagttctacgtCTAGAattgatttggtcagttctacgtCTAGAattgatttggtcagttctacgtCTAGAATtaatttggtcagttctacgtCTAGAattgatttggtcagttctacgtCTAGAAtcgatttggtcagttctacgtCTAGAAtcgatttggtcagttctacgtCTAGAATtaatttagtcagttctacgtCTCGAattgatttggtcagttctacgtCTAGAATTGCTTTGGTCAGTTCTACGTCTAGAATtaatttagtcagttctacgtCTCGAattgatttggtcagttctacgtCTAGAattgatttggtcagttctacgtCTAGAGTtaatttggtcagttctacgtCTAGAattgatttggtcagttctacgtCTAGAattgatttggtcagttctacgtCTAGAATTGATTTGGTCAGGTCTACGTCTAGAAtcgatttggtcagttctacgtCTAGAAtcgatttggtcagttctacgtCTAGAAtcgatttggtcagttctacgtCTAGAattgatttggtcagttctacgtCTAGAAtcgatttggtcagttctacgtCTAGAATCGATTAGGTCAGTTCTACGTCTAGAAtcgatttggtcagttctacgtCTAGAATtaatttagtcagttctacgtCTAGAAtcgatttggtcagttctacgtCTAGAATTGATTTGGTCAGATATATCCATAGAAAACGTTTAAGAACTCTTTGTCTTAAATAAAAACAGTCAaaagaatataatatatattaaaaaaaaacatttctcgTTGCTCTAAACCAACATAATCTGGTATCTTGACCACCTTTCTAAATCAATATCGACAGATAAATTACCATCATTTAGGATCCCCTAGATTATGTGCAATGAACATTTACTATTATATGGGTCAGTTACTTTTCTTcgtcaaaaattaatttaatttttcgaCGCGATCAATtgcaatagattttttttttcaaattttaatttctttttgtcGTCTGCTTGACTAAAAGGGAccagacaatttaaaaaaaaaatagtaacgTACCTCCAATCCTAACACTTTTATTTGAAGATTCactaaaattgacatttcaaaatttcccgTGTTACCATTGTTACTAGCTGTAATGAAACACGACCACTTTTGGTAAACACATTGACATAgttttgttattataaaattattgcaaGTATCACATGTATCATTTAAAAACCGAAACTGAGACTGCTGTTCACTTAAGGTTAAACAATTCTGGTCTTTATTTCTGCGCTGCTCATTcaaaattttcgtttttttttcatgttgttcaatatttatattttattttttaaatgtccgaTACACACGAGGATACTGATTATACGCGTTATAAATATGCTGTACTTTTACCATCAATATAAATCCCAAGAGGAGAAACGTACTGTTTCTAGTTGTAACTGTGACAAAAGTAACCACGTGTTAAATTCCAATCATTTAGCTttcaatcatatttaaaaaaaataaaacatcgatcaataataaataaacatcgAGTATATAAGGGGACATCCTTGATGTAAAGTTTGCATACTGTTAAGATTTTACTGGAACAtatgaacatgttgaatatggTTTTCAAGACAGAACAGATGTTTGAAATTCTACTGCTATGTTTCCTTACTTCTATAGTTGGTGGTAAGTTgagttttgatttatatatttatttcgctACTCAAAGGCCTTTGAAATGTCATATCTTAATATCGAAACAGTTCTTATATAACTCattttaacaacataataaCAAAGCTTTAAAAAGGATTAAATACTTGAGAACTAGTTGATATTCAAGAAGTCAtaattgactattgcttcagtACCCTTATTATCCTACTGACATGATTTAGTTAGTTTATGGCAAAAGGAAAAATTGGAAAAGGTATGTTTGCCTTTATGATAAACTTTTCACCGAGGGTAACTGGACCTGACGAGAACAACTGAAGGTCACagaacaaactttttttcaatatttgttgcaggtcaggagcctgtaattacTAAATTAATTAACTGTCGTTTATTTTGCATGTATTGTATTTGCATCAATTATGACTTTTCCTACATTGCTATGACCCCAATTAAGCATCAGTTTAGTTATTTTTTGGTCCATATTCAAAGACAAACAGTacacattaaatatataagggagcaaaaaaaaatataaggcaACAAATCAGTTGAAAGTTTACAAAAAAGGAGATATGACCTCTGAAAAAACAAGATATCAATTGAATACATCAAATGATCAGTCCATCTTATCACCATTCACTTGTGCGgtattaattttaatatccATCTGAACAGAAATTCAAATAACTTCATGTTTATATCTGACTTAAAATTAGTGGATATTATACAAAAAATCATCAGAGTTATAGATGGATAGTAAATCAATATCAGATTGAATATTCACCGAATGCATCTTTCTTTATCTttctatatgtatgtatatgtaaaatataagaTGTATTTACAATGTAACTTATAAAATGTTCGTTTATATATTGAAGGTTTACAGATAACAACCAATGTATCGACCCCTAAGGTGGACTCTGGGATTGATGCATTTACTATAGCTGATATTATGAACTACACTATTGACATAAACAAGTTTAACCTGGACCTTAGTGGAATAACATCGTTAGTGTTTGAAGTAAAGGCATGCATGTATGCACATGTCCTTCTGTCAAGTTCTGATGTCAGAAAATCGTCAGAACCATTGTATGAGATTATCATTGGAGATTATAATTACCGTTCGTACATTGTCTACCGCACAAACGATTCGCTCAGTTCTGAAAGCCGCACATTTAAAAACGTTAACACCCCGGATATACTGAACTGCACTGTTTATCTACCATTTTGGATTAGATGGGCGGGTGGAGAAATAAAATTAGGAACTGGGGTTGTTGTCAGTGAAAACGTTTTGGGAAGTTTGACTAATACAGATCATTTTGAAGTGAGAAGTATTGGAGTATTTACAGACAAGAATGCATCAGGAAATTGGACAATACAACTTGAaggtattttcaaaatttgaattctatttgctttgtttttattttgtctcaATTCATAAAATGCCTACGAggtttatgaaatatatttttcattgatgAGAAAAAACGTTTgcatctgttttttcttttcGATTTAAAAAGGTTCTGTCcaaatttgattttcatgttTTGGTCTTGTCCGTTTACAACTACAATCATTTACTTAACGTATCTTTACATTGTTTCTGAATGTTTAGTGGAAATGGCATgtattacattttcatttacatCTTGGTGGATTGatcaaattttatacaaatatatctcattcgatttatttcttttttcgcatcaaaattgaaaaatcgattcaaatagttatcaaaggtaccaggattataatttagtacgccagacgcgcgtttcgtctacataagactcatcagtgacgctcctatcaaaatatttatcaagcccaacaagtacaaagttgaagagcattgagtattcgaaattacaaaaagttgtgccaaatatggctatggtaatctatggctgagataagaaaatccttagtttttttaaaaaaatcaaagttttgtaaacgggatctttataaaaatgaccacattattaatattcatgtcaccACCGTAGTGTTGACTTCCGGGCCGGTGATaacctcggggacgaaactACCGCCAGCAGGGGCATCGACCcggtggtgtaaatagttatcaaaggtaccagggttatgATTTAGtttgccagacgcgcgtttcgtctacataagactcatcggtgacgttcatatcaaaatatttattaagccaaacaggtaaaaagttgaagagcattgaggatccaaaattccaaacagttgGGCCAAATATGGCTtaagtaatctatgcctgggataagaaaatctttagtttttcgaaaaaatcaaagttttgtaaacgggaaaatttataaaaaataccacattattgatattcatgtgaacACCGTAGTGTTgattactgggctggtgataccctcggggaagaaacgtccatcagcagtggcatcgacccagtgttgtaaatagttatcaaaggtaccaggattataatttagtacgccagacgcgcttttcgtcaaTATAAGATTCATCAGGTtcgctcatttcaaaatatttaataagccaaacaagtacaaagttgaagagcattgaggatacaaaattcctaaaagttgtgccaaattaactaaggtaatctatacttgggataagaaaatcctgaAATACAGTTGCACATAACATTGAATAATACATGCTTACAATTGTGATACCCGCATTCTGAATTTAGTGGAGGGGTTACTATATTCTCACGACAGCCAATATGTCATTAtgaaaatataccaaaaaaaatgtttttgttaaaaaaaaattcacatacaatgtaaaatgaatatattttgttcaataaTTGTAATATGCATGTGCTCACCAAAACATTCAAGCAAAACTGTATAAAAAATAGCATTTCAGTGCattgtttgaaatttgattaCATATCAACAGACAAGATGGACGTGGATAATTAGTGTTGTAATTTAGTGTACACTTTTTATTGGCGATTGATTACGCGAGGCGACGAAAAACAATGAAAAGGTAAATTTTTGCTCGGAGCCTgttttattgttaaaacttatttgttttaatttcaaagacTTTTTTGGGGGACAAGAAATCGTTTTGTGAGGTCTGATTGGATTGATTTTTTGATAGATGGGATGTGTGAGATTATTTGCAGTACATCTATTTTGTACTAACTTGggtatgtcaaaaatacaattgaacattttttgtcGAAATTCTAAATATAGTCATCACAATTCGAAGTATTCAAACTCTGATACTATAAGGGTTAATGTAACACTTTTTAACTCTTCCAGGAGGAGGAGAAAAATCGATTAACTCAACAgtatttttacttgttatttcaataacaacaaatacacaTTCAGCTTTCAACAGATAAAAGAATACAACGGGTGGTCAATATCAAATGTAGTTGACGGTTCAAAGGACTGATTCAGACTGTCATGTTATTCTGCAGGCTCTTATTAGCCTATTTTCGCACTAACGATGAcgttaaaaaaatgtcaaattatgcAATCAAAGGCAAAGTTTCTTACGTCATTTGGTTAGTAACGTTTAGAAagacatacatattttgtaaatctttaaTAAAGAAACTCATCAAGTTTTCCTTATTGTACCCTTCTTGTCCGAGTTGTATTTCTAAGCAAATAAAACTAAGAGAACATTTCAATATAttctatcaaaaatatagaCAATGTTAATGAAAAGGGAGGCACActcataataaataataaattttctaAGCATTGATAAGGTATTAACTTGAACAAACAATGATTTTGTAACAAACCTAGGATTGGTATAAGGCTGTTTATAATCATCATGCAGGAGGAGTGGAATCAACGACATTGCAGAGAAACAGATTTGTAATAAACAtaacaatgatatttattttagtaGTATTTTGACGTCTTCtttcaatattataaacatCAAATACTCATTCAATATTCAACAGATAAAACAATCAATCGGGTGGTTAATATAAAAGGTAGTTAACGGCTCAAAGGCTTGATTCAGAATGTCATTTATCTCTACAGGCTCCTATTTATGTCTTTTGGCACTTACTATGGCGTTAGAGTAAACAACTAATCGTCCAATCAAAAGCAACGTTTCTTACGTCTTTTGGCTAGTAACGTTTATAAACACATGGAgatatgtctcattggcactcacaccacatcttcctatatctatctacatatttcattattctTAAGGAAAGAAACATTATTAAGTTGTCCTAACTTTGTCCTTCTTGACCGAATTATGTTTAAAAGCgtttaaaactaaaaagaaCATTTCTACATAAAGCTATTTTTAAACGGACAGTAAATTCCTTTCT
It contains:
- the LOC134684763 gene encoding uncharacterized protein LOC134684763, yielding MVFKTEQMFEILLLCFLTSIVGGLQITTNVSTPKVDSGIDAFTIADIMNYTIDINKFNLDLSGITSLVFEVKACMYAHVLLSSSDVRKSSEPLYEIIIGDYNYRSYIVYRTNDSLSSESRTFKNVNTPDILNCTVYLPFWIRWAGGEIKLGTGVVVSENVLGSLTNTDHFEVRSIGVFTDKNASGNWTIQLEVSDKFAGYFDNCMKDNIKSDMVVIDDIQCSEMRCATRCGMSKTCMGYNFNSAISKCELLWFGSDVVTDIPHHIEAGWRFYSKCFNGKTVCLGWFYLDD